The following coding sequences are from one Pusillimonas sp. DMV24BSW_D window:
- the mfd gene encoding transcription-repair coupling factor, with translation MTTEIFSDAHAVPNLLPSLSQLLKAVKPGARYAIPPPAGSGDAWLLAELSTQAKRPILVLCAEPLTAQRLADEIHLFNPKLNVRPLPDWETLPYDGFSPHQDLVSERLHTLHALMQQNVDILTVPVSTALYRLPPPAFLAAYTFSFRQGDSLNEEALREQLMLANYAHVSQVTAPGEFSIRGGLIDLFPMGSAVPYRIDLFDDEIETIRSFDVDTQRSIYPVKEVQLLPGREFPMDEEARNQFRARFREVFEGDPSRALPYRDIGNGIAFAGVEYYLPLFFEKTATLFDYLSADTLVVTLGLVENAITHFTQDTQSRYQFLKSDRERPVLPPSTLFLDAETFFHTLGEFARVSVADEGEHVEIQANPDVAVARRADDPLAKLRQLVTHSSGQIVLCADSAGRRETLLQMLTEFDLRPDAIVDSLNDALRHAPGFILTVAPLDRGFQLPHVPLTLLTENNLYPGHTHGVRRQRRGQERGSNVEAMVRDLSELREGDPVVHVDHGIGRYKGLINMDLGEGTMEFLHLEYASGSTLYVPVSQLHVISRYSGTDPEHAPLHQLGSGQWDKARRRAAKNVRDAAAELLALYAMRAARQGHQFKLPITDYETFAEGFGFEETIDQANAIEAVLQDMTSNKPMDRLVCGDVGFGKTEVALRAAFLAVANGKQVALLCPTTLLAEQHAQTFSDRFADWPVNIVELSRFRSTKEVNAAIEGLKNGKVDIVIGTHKILSKDVKYKSLGLVIIDEEHRFGVRQKEALKALRAEVDVLTLTATPIPRTLGMSLEGIRDFSVIATAPQKRLAIKTFVRREDGSTIREAVLRELKRGGQVYFLHNEVDTIHNRRARLEELVPEARIAVAHGQMPERELENVMKGFYQQRFNVLLCTTIIETGIDVPSANTIIIHRADRLGLAQLHQLRGRVGRSHHQAYAYLLTPGEDAITSNAKKRLEAIQAMEELGSGFFLAMHDLEIRGTGEVLGESQSGNIQEVGFAMYSDMLNTAVKALKNGEEPDLESPFDAKCEVNLHTPTLLPADYCPDVHARLGLYKKMAHATSPDDLTSIQEELIDRYGKLPDAARTLLATHQLRLVAEPLGITKIDAGETQALIQFSAKPNVDPVKIIELVQSQRHVKLAGQDKLKIEMKPVEKNTSLELIQARITVLRNILNALE, from the coding sequence ATATGCAATACCGCCACCGGCCGGTTCGGGCGACGCCTGGTTGCTTGCCGAACTCAGCACACAGGCCAAACGCCCCATTCTCGTTCTATGCGCCGAACCACTCACTGCACAACGTCTCGCCGACGAAATACATTTATTCAATCCCAAATTAAACGTTAGACCTTTACCCGACTGGGAAACACTGCCTTACGATGGCTTCTCACCTCATCAGGACCTCGTTTCAGAACGCCTTCACACCCTGCACGCCTTGATGCAGCAAAACGTCGATATTCTGACGGTACCTGTCAGCACAGCGCTTTACCGCCTGCCTCCGCCCGCGTTCCTGGCAGCTTATACCTTTTCATTTCGCCAAGGGGACTCGTTGAATGAAGAGGCATTGCGCGAACAGCTCATGTTGGCCAACTATGCGCATGTAAGTCAGGTTACCGCGCCCGGAGAATTCAGTATACGTGGTGGCCTGATTGACCTTTTCCCCATGGGGTCGGCCGTGCCGTATCGCATCGACTTGTTCGACGATGAAATTGAGACGATTCGAAGTTTTGACGTTGACACACAACGCAGTATTTATCCGGTTAAAGAGGTCCAGCTTTTACCTGGCCGGGAATTCCCCATGGACGAGGAAGCACGCAATCAATTCCGTGCGCGCTTTCGTGAGGTTTTCGAAGGCGATCCTTCACGGGCGCTGCCCTATCGCGACATTGGAAACGGCATTGCGTTCGCCGGGGTAGAGTACTATTTGCCGCTTTTCTTTGAAAAGACGGCCACCCTGTTTGATTACTTGAGTGCCGATACACTTGTCGTTACCCTGGGCCTGGTTGAAAACGCCATTACCCATTTCACCCAAGACACCCAAAGCCGTTATCAATTCCTGAAAAGCGACCGGGAAAGACCCGTACTGCCGCCGTCAACCCTCTTCCTCGATGCAGAGACGTTTTTTCACACACTAGGCGAGTTCGCCCGAGTCAGCGTGGCAGACGAAGGGGAACATGTTGAAATTCAAGCCAACCCGGATGTCGCGGTGGCGCGGCGTGCGGATGACCCACTGGCCAAACTGCGCCAACTCGTTACGCATTCCTCCGGGCAAATCGTCCTTTGCGCCGACTCTGCGGGGCGTCGGGAAACCTTGTTGCAAATGCTCACTGAGTTTGATTTGCGCCCGGACGCAATTGTTGACTCCCTGAACGATGCGTTGCGACATGCTCCCGGTTTTATTCTTACCGTCGCTCCCCTTGATCGCGGCTTTCAACTGCCCCATGTTCCGCTCACGCTCTTAACCGAAAACAATCTATACCCCGGTCATACACACGGAGTGCGACGCCAGCGGCGCGGCCAGGAAAGGGGCAGCAATGTTGAGGCTATGGTCCGTGATTTGTCGGAATTGCGCGAAGGCGATCCGGTGGTACACGTTGATCATGGCATCGGACGCTACAAAGGCCTGATCAACATGGACCTGGGTGAAGGCACGATGGAGTTCCTGCACCTGGAATACGCCTCGGGCAGCACCCTATATGTCCCGGTTTCTCAACTGCACGTGATCTCTCGCTACAGTGGTACCGACCCGGAACATGCCCCGCTGCATCAACTGGGCTCAGGCCAGTGGGATAAAGCGCGGCGCAGGGCTGCAAAGAATGTGCGCGATGCCGCTGCCGAATTACTGGCGCTTTACGCCATGCGCGCCGCCCGACAAGGCCATCAGTTCAAGCTCCCCATTACCGACTACGAAACTTTCGCAGAAGGCTTCGGTTTTGAAGAGACGATTGATCAGGCCAACGCGATTGAAGCCGTGCTTCAAGACATGACCTCCAACAAACCCATGGATCGTCTTGTATGCGGTGATGTCGGCTTCGGCAAAACCGAGGTTGCCCTGCGTGCTGCTTTCCTTGCCGTAGCCAACGGCAAGCAAGTCGCGTTGCTATGTCCCACGACACTATTGGCGGAGCAGCATGCGCAAACCTTCTCCGACCGCTTTGCCGACTGGCCGGTCAATATTGTTGAGCTCTCGCGCTTTCGCTCTACCAAAGAAGTCAATGCGGCGATCGAAGGGCTCAAGAACGGTAAAGTCGACATCGTGATCGGCACGCACAAAATTCTGTCAAAAGACGTTAAGTACAAATCTCTGGGGCTGGTCATCATCGACGAAGAACATCGTTTCGGTGTCCGCCAGAAAGAGGCGTTGAAAGCCCTTCGCGCCGAAGTCGATGTGTTGACACTAACCGCCACACCGATTCCCCGTACTCTGGGCATGTCGTTGGAAGGCATCCGGGATTTCTCGGTAATCGCCACCGCACCTCAGAAACGACTGGCAATCAAAACGTTCGTGCGCCGTGAGGATGGCAGTACCATCCGCGAAGCAGTGTTGCGCGAGCTGAAACGCGGCGGCCAGGTGTACTTTCTGCATAACGAAGTCGACACCATCCATAACCGTCGGGCACGGCTGGAAGAATTGGTTCCGGAAGCGCGTATCGCTGTGGCACACGGCCAGATGCCCGAGCGTGAACTGGAAAATGTCATGAAGGGCTTTTATCAGCAACGCTTCAATGTGTTGCTATGCACCACTATTATTGAAACGGGTATCGACGTTCCCAGTGCCAACACCATTATTATCCACCGCGCCGATCGCCTGGGGTTGGCTCAATTACACCAATTGCGTGGCCGGGTGGGTCGTTCGCACCATCAAGCCTATGCCTACTTGCTAACGCCCGGCGAAGATGCCATTACAAGCAACGCCAAGAAACGACTAGAAGCCATTCAAGCCATGGAGGAACTTGGCTCTGGCTTTTTCCTGGCCATGCACGATCTGGAGATCCGGGGAACCGGCGAAGTTCTGGGGGAATCGCAATCAGGCAATATCCAGGAAGTGGGCTTCGCCATGTACTCCGACATGTTGAATACAGCAGTTAAAGCGCTTAAAAATGGCGAAGAGCCCGACCTGGAATCGCCTTTCGACGCCAAATGCGAGGTTAACCTGCACACCCCTACGTTATTGCCGGCCGACTATTGCCCGGACGTTCACGCACGCCTTGGGCTATACAAGAAAATGGCGCATGCCACCAGCCCCGACGACCTCACATCGATTCAGGAAGAATTAATTGATCGTTATGGCAAACTGCCCGATGCCGCCCGGACTTTATTGGCTACGCATCAATTGCGTCTGGTTGCAGAGCCATTGGGTATTACCAAAATCGATGCTGGAGAAACGCAGGCGCTTATCCAGTTTTCAGCAAAACCTAATGTCGACCCCGTCAAGATTATCGAACTGGTGCAAAGTCAGCGCCACGTTAAACTGGCGGGGCAGGACAAATTGAAAATTGAAATGAAACCCGTCGAAAAGAACACTTCGCTAGAACTCATTCAAGCCAGAATAACCGTCTTGCGCAATATTCTGAACGCGCTGGAATAA